In the genome of Danio rerio strain Tuebingen ecotype United States chromosome 23, GRCz12tu, whole genome shotgun sequence, one region contains:
- the ccdc30 gene encoding uncharacterized protein ccdc30 isoform X10, which translates to MEKREEKEQDELSVRLQRDGVSPEASGEERERHLWVLLQHSESSLSTATEDLQTLRTQQASEMREVENYVEHIRNMLEERESLTAEYERDNEKLRSELALMKHQQDSQCKEVVEMLEQEGLAEISQSSASEQVAYLLVERATLLERLEAAERKLDTQTLTGNLREVHLQEELDHIRHTLEEELGQQKENMNKESTVQSPWKKFFGVRKATLRVQNLPVHGEELGRERKRLERDLEEASNRLAMAHKEIRHLTDELDVARKVQNFCAPDLQKTGEEVEQLKQEVDKLKQCDMVELQKAKERNERLDGEIRVLRDRVRSLDTERRTLLKLVEQSNLHSTQGISVSLEHNKIQSIQSVGNNVNRDSSLAEEDEILHKRCRRESEDKDSRLRELERRLQKQQREHEDLVERNEELEALLGEAQNTTKDEREHHECEIEGLQRKIKSIEEELRKRDNKKVEKKDEDLFRGTDSEISESIQERLKFLESRLTEEKGWRKQLEVDLSVAKAALKKEKEVMQRDHEELKRLRVEVQRLEVECRQGKTLNKNLTQVKGEKGILEEKVAQLERAQSRIQDDLTLQKENSQAEEDLRDSRGQVAELKSMVDKLRTELTRLEKEHNTLRDELMEKRGLVLQLQKELSEKAHERLQTDGEKERLSLELLHLQQQLQYTREQIPRSAQEHTANHKATAQNEGSCQLACVKSEVSKLHSTLEEERQLASQHQLALQAQIAEAQSRVKAQDSLLQQKGEENKQLKQDLQRTQHLFTSAERELRYEREKNLDLKRHIALLDQEKVKLCAELKQAQAKVAQHEGNAAGQVAELERLQQRARDLELEMARSSQNRQTNSSLMDELNSQRSRVIAADKKVVELQQQLKNALHQLRLEEARSGETSKLERDTRDMSDNLSALRAHLQEEQLQRKLLEQKDEELQQHVRSLRAKEASLVRTNLEISHRVQELETRLQVMESELNTAREEQRSGQKSCHRLEEQLLSAQHESERLQEELKLVVQQLDTNVRRYNEKQSQQKTKLRRAKQIFMKTVSQHEQRIQQLENDLALATSLSEKEKDWIRTVTEENEQLLLERRELLQRISEAEEMGNNGLRTATTTQQRVKFLEMENKQLQEKTLTLANQIGILDRALRNLQSVCTVEEVKKMFPSGAHQDGLLRTSTPRVKVGESGVKSMEISSSVPVSQSTEIGYLNLTSPLTPNSRPSQ; encoded by the exons ATGGAAAAAAGAGAG GAAAAGGAGCAGGACGAGCTCAGTGTCCGCTTACAGAGGGATGGCGTGTCCCCTGAGGCCTCAGGAGAGGAGCGCGAGCGGCACCTGTGGGTTTTGCTCCAGCACAGTGAGAGCAGCCTGAGCACAGCCACTGAGGACCTGCAGACTTTACGCACACAGCAGGCCAGCGAGATGAGAGAG gtggaAAATTATGTGGAGCATATTCGAAACATGCTGGAGGAGCGAGAGTCTCTTACAGCTGAGTATGAACGCGACAATGAAAAACTCCGTTCTGAGCTTGCGCTAATGAAACACCAACAGG ACTCTCAGTGTAAAGAGGTGGTGGAGATGCTGGAACAGGAGGGTCTAGCAGAGATCAGCCAGAGCAGTGCCAGTGAGCAGGTGGCGTATCTGCTGGTGGAGAGAGCTACTCTACTGGAGAGACTGGAGGCTGCTGAAAGAAAGCTGGACACTCAGACCCTTACTGGAAACCTCAGAGAAGTCCATCTACAG GAGGAGCTGGATCATATTCGTCACACACTAGAAGAGGAACTCGGACAGCAAAAGGAAAACATGAATAAG GAATCAACTGTTCAAAGTCCATGGAAGAAGTTCTTTGGTGTGCGCAAGGCTACACTTAGAGTACAGAACCTTCCT GTTCACGGTGAAGAGCTTGGTAGAGAACGAAAGAGGCTGGAGAGAGATCTGGAAGAGGCATCGAATCGTCTTGCTATGGCACACAAAGAGATTCGCCACCTGACCGATGAACTAGATGTCGCTCGTAAGGTCCAGAACTTTTGTG cACCAGATCTGCAGAAAACTGGGGAGGAGGTAGAGCAATTAAAACAGGAAGTGGATAAGCTGAAACAGTGTG ATATGGTGGAGCTGCAGAAGGCGAAGGAACGTAATGAAAGACTGGACGGGGAGATTCGTGTGTTAAGGGATAGAGTTCGCTCTTTGGACACAGAGAGGAGAACTCTTCTTAAACTG GTTGAACAATCAAATCTGCACTCGACTCAAGGGATCAGTGTGTCATTGGAGcacaataaaatacaatctaTACAG AGTGTCGGGAATAATGTCAATCGTGATTCATCACTGGCTGAAGAGGATGAGATACTCCACAAAAG GTGTCGGAGAGAGTCTGAGGATAAGGACAGTCGACTGCGAGAGCTGGAGAGGAGGTTGCAGAAGCAGCAGCGGGAGCACGAGGACCTGGTGGAGCGCAATGAAGAGCTGGAGGCACTGCTGGGGGAGGCGCAGAACACAACTAAGGATGAGCGAGAACACCATGAGTGTGAGATAGAGGGCTTACAGAGAAAG ATCAAAAGTATTGAGGAAGAACTGAGAAAGAGGGACAATAAGAAAGTTGAAAAAAAGGATGAAGATCTGTTTCGAGGGACTGACTCTGAG ATTAGCGAGAGCATTCAAGAAAGGCTTAAGTTCCTTGAGAGTCGTCTTACTGAAGAAAAGGGTTGGAGGAAACAGCTGGAAGTGGATCTATCTGTAGCCAAGGCTGCTCTCAAAAAGGAAAAAGAG GTTATGCAAAGAGACCATGAGGAGCTGAAGAGATTACGTGTAGAGGTTCAGAGGCTGGAGGTGGAATGTCGTCAAGGGAAGACTCTTAACAAGAACCTCACGCAGGTTAAAGGAGAAAAGGGAATTTTGGAAGAAAAA GTGGCCCAGTTGGAGCGTGCTCAGTCTCGAATCCAGGATGACCTGACCCTTCAGAAAGAGAACAGCCAGGCTGAAGAGGACCTGAGAGACAGCAGGGGACAGGTGGCAGAGCTTAAGTCCATGGTGGACAAGCTGCGAACAGAACTGACTCGTCTAGAGAAGGAGCACAACACCCTCAG AGATGAGCTGATGGAGAAGCGTGGACTTGTGCTGCAGCTGCAGAAGGAGCTCAGTGAGAAAGCCCATGAGAGGCTTCAGACCGATGGAGAGAAGGAGAGACTCAGTCTGGAACTCCTGCATCTGCAGCAGCAGCTCCAGTACACCAGAGAACAGATACCCAGATCTGCACAGGAACATACAGCTAACCACAAGGCCACTGCTCAGAATGAAGGAAGTTGTCAG CTGGCCTGTGTGAAGTCAGAGGTGAGTAAACTACACTCCACCCTGGAGGAGGAGAGACAGCTGGCCAGTCAACACCAGCTGGCCCTGCAGGCCCAGATTGCTGAAGCTCAATCCCGGGTTAAG GCTCAAGACTCACTTCTACAGCAAAAAGGAGAAGAGAACAAACAGCTAAAACAGGACCTGCAGAGAACCCAGCACCTCTTCACCTCGGCTGAGCGAGAGCTACGCTACGAGAGAGAGAAAAATCTTGACCTTAAGAGACACATTGCACTCCTAGACCAGGAGAAGGTCAag CTGTGTGCAGAGCTGAAGCAGGCCCAGGCCAAAGTAGCCCAGCATGAGGGGAACGCAGCAGGACAGGTGGCAGAGCTGGAGCGACTCCAGCAGAGGGCCAGAGATCTGGAGCTGGAGATGGCCAGAAGCTCTCAGAACCGTCAGACAAACAGCAGCCTAATGGATGAGCTTAATTCACAGAGGTCACGTGTGATCGCTGCTGACAAGAAG GTTGTTGAACTGCAGCAGCAACTGAAAAATGCTCTGCACCAACTGCGCCTGGAGGAGGCCAGATCAGGAGAAACCAGCAAACTGGAGAGAGACACCAGAGACATGTCTGATAACCTGTCTGCTCTCAGAGCCCATTTGCAAGAGGAGCAGTTACAGAG GAAATTACTTGAGCAGAAGGATGAGGAGCTCCAGCAGCATGTGCGCTCATTGCGGGCCAAGGAGGCAAGTTTGGTACGCACCAACTTGGAAATATCTCACCGTGTACAGGAGTTGGAGACTCGACTGCAGGTCATGGAGAGTGAACTTAACACAGCTAGAGAAGAG CAGAGAAGCGGCCAGAAGAGCTGCCACAGGCTGGAAGAACAGCTGCTGTCTGCCCAGCACGAGTCTGAGAGACTGCAGGAAGAGCTGAAGCTGGTCGTCCAGCAGCTTGACACAAATGTCAG GAGATACAATGAAAAACAGTCACAGCAGAAAACCAAGTTGCGCAGAGCTAAACAGATCTTCATGAAGACAGTCAGCCAACATGAGCAAAGGATCCAGCAGCTGGAAAATGATCTGGCTCTTGCAACAAGTCTCTCAGAGAAA GAGAAGGACTGGATTAGGACTGTAACAGAAGAAAACGAGCAACTCCTTCTGGAGAGACGAGAACTTCTTCAGCGAATAAGTGAGGCAGAGGAGATGGGGAACAATGGACTGAGAACCGCTACTACAACCCAGCAGAG AGTTAAATTCCTGGAAATGGAGAACAAACAGCTGCAGGAGAAAACTCTAACACTGGCCAATCAGATAGGAATTTTAGATCGTGCATTGAGAAACCTTCAGTCGGTGTGTACTGTTGAG GAGGTCAAGAAAatgtttccatctggagctcatCAAGATGGTTTGTTGCGAACATCAACTCCAAG AGTCAAAGTGGGTGAATCTGGAGTGAAGAGCATGGAGATCTCCTCATCTGTGCCTGTTTCACAGTCCACTGAGATAGGCTACCTGAACCTGACCTCCCCTCTGACTCCCAACAGCAG
- the ccdc30 gene encoding uncharacterized protein ccdc30 isoform X12 — protein MEKREEKEQDELSVRLQRDGVSPEASGEERERHLWVLLQHSESSLSTATEDLQTLRTQQASEMREVENYVEHIRNMLEERESLTAEYERDNEKLRSELALMKHQQDSQCKEVVEMLEQEGLAEISQSSASEQVAYLLVERATLLERLEAAERKLDTQTLTGNLREVHLQEELDHIRHTLEEELGQQKENMNKVHGEELGRERKRLERDLEEASNRLAMAHKEIRHLTDELDVARKVQNFCAPDLQKTGEEVEQLKQEVDKLKQCDMVELQKAKERNERLDGEIRVLRDRVRSLDTERRTLLKLVEQSNLHSTQGISVSLEHNKIQSIQSVGNNVNRDSSLAEEDEILHKRCRRESEDKDSRLRELERRLQKQQREHEDLVERNEELEALLGEAQNTTKDEREHHECEIEGLQRKIKSIEEELRKRDNKKVEKKDEDLFRGTDSEISESIQERLKFLESRLTEEKGWRKQLEVDLSVAKAALKKEKEVMQRDHEELKRLRVEVQRLEVECRQGKTLNKNLTQVKGEKGILEEKVAQLERAQSRIQDDLTLQKENSQAEEDLRDSRGQVAELKSMVDKLRTELTRLEKEHNTLRDELMEKRGLVLQLQKELSEKAHERLQTDGEKERLSLELLHLQQQLQYTREQIPRSAQEHTANHKATAQNEGSCQLACVKSEVSKLHSTLEEERQLASQHQLALQAQIAEAQSRVKAQDSLLQQKGEENKQLKQDLQRTQHLFTSAERELRYEREKNLDLKRHIALLDQEKVKLCAELKQAQAKVAQHEGNAAGQVAELERLQQRARDLELEMARSSQNRQTNSSLMDELNSQRSRVIAADKKVVELQQQLKNALHQLRLEEARSGETSKLERDTRDMSDNLSALRAHLQEEQLQRKLLEQKDEELQQHVRSLRAKEASLVRTNLEISHRVQELETRLQVMESELNTAREEQRSGQKSCHRLEEQLLSAQHESERLQEELKLVVQQLDTNVRRYNEKQSQQKTKLRRAKQIFMKTVSQHEQRIQQLENDLALATSLSEKEKDWIRTVTEENEQLLLERRELLQRISEAEEMGNNGLRTATTTQQRVKFLEMENKQLQEKTLTLANQIGILDRALRNLQSVCTVEEVKKMFPSGAHQDGLLRTSTPRVKVGESGVKSMEISSSVPVSQSTEIGYLNLTSPLTPNSRLEQEESLSATSDEA, from the exons ATGGAAAAAAGAGAG GAAAAGGAGCAGGACGAGCTCAGTGTCCGCTTACAGAGGGATGGCGTGTCCCCTGAGGCCTCAGGAGAGGAGCGCGAGCGGCACCTGTGGGTTTTGCTCCAGCACAGTGAGAGCAGCCTGAGCACAGCCACTGAGGACCTGCAGACTTTACGCACACAGCAGGCCAGCGAGATGAGAGAG gtggaAAATTATGTGGAGCATATTCGAAACATGCTGGAGGAGCGAGAGTCTCTTACAGCTGAGTATGAACGCGACAATGAAAAACTCCGTTCTGAGCTTGCGCTAATGAAACACCAACAGG ACTCTCAGTGTAAAGAGGTGGTGGAGATGCTGGAACAGGAGGGTCTAGCAGAGATCAGCCAGAGCAGTGCCAGTGAGCAGGTGGCGTATCTGCTGGTGGAGAGAGCTACTCTACTGGAGAGACTGGAGGCTGCTGAAAGAAAGCTGGACACTCAGACCCTTACTGGAAACCTCAGAGAAGTCCATCTACAG GAGGAGCTGGATCATATTCGTCACACACTAGAAGAGGAACTCGGACAGCAAAAGGAAAACATGAATAAG GTTCACGGTGAAGAGCTTGGTAGAGAACGAAAGAGGCTGGAGAGAGATCTGGAAGAGGCATCGAATCGTCTTGCTATGGCACACAAAGAGATTCGCCACCTGACCGATGAACTAGATGTCGCTCGTAAGGTCCAGAACTTTTGTG cACCAGATCTGCAGAAAACTGGGGAGGAGGTAGAGCAATTAAAACAGGAAGTGGATAAGCTGAAACAGTGTG ATATGGTGGAGCTGCAGAAGGCGAAGGAACGTAATGAAAGACTGGACGGGGAGATTCGTGTGTTAAGGGATAGAGTTCGCTCTTTGGACACAGAGAGGAGAACTCTTCTTAAACTG GTTGAACAATCAAATCTGCACTCGACTCAAGGGATCAGTGTGTCATTGGAGcacaataaaatacaatctaTACAG AGTGTCGGGAATAATGTCAATCGTGATTCATCACTGGCTGAAGAGGATGAGATACTCCACAAAAG GTGTCGGAGAGAGTCTGAGGATAAGGACAGTCGACTGCGAGAGCTGGAGAGGAGGTTGCAGAAGCAGCAGCGGGAGCACGAGGACCTGGTGGAGCGCAATGAAGAGCTGGAGGCACTGCTGGGGGAGGCGCAGAACACAACTAAGGATGAGCGAGAACACCATGAGTGTGAGATAGAGGGCTTACAGAGAAAG ATCAAAAGTATTGAGGAAGAACTGAGAAAGAGGGACAATAAGAAAGTTGAAAAAAAGGATGAAGATCTGTTTCGAGGGACTGACTCTGAG ATTAGCGAGAGCATTCAAGAAAGGCTTAAGTTCCTTGAGAGTCGTCTTACTGAAGAAAAGGGTTGGAGGAAACAGCTGGAAGTGGATCTATCTGTAGCCAAGGCTGCTCTCAAAAAGGAAAAAGAG GTTATGCAAAGAGACCATGAGGAGCTGAAGAGATTACGTGTAGAGGTTCAGAGGCTGGAGGTGGAATGTCGTCAAGGGAAGACTCTTAACAAGAACCTCACGCAGGTTAAAGGAGAAAAGGGAATTTTGGAAGAAAAA GTGGCCCAGTTGGAGCGTGCTCAGTCTCGAATCCAGGATGACCTGACCCTTCAGAAAGAGAACAGCCAGGCTGAAGAGGACCTGAGAGACAGCAGGGGACAGGTGGCAGAGCTTAAGTCCATGGTGGACAAGCTGCGAACAGAACTGACTCGTCTAGAGAAGGAGCACAACACCCTCAG AGATGAGCTGATGGAGAAGCGTGGACTTGTGCTGCAGCTGCAGAAGGAGCTCAGTGAGAAAGCCCATGAGAGGCTTCAGACCGATGGAGAGAAGGAGAGACTCAGTCTGGAACTCCTGCATCTGCAGCAGCAGCTCCAGTACACCAGAGAACAGATACCCAGATCTGCACAGGAACATACAGCTAACCACAAGGCCACTGCTCAGAATGAAGGAAGTTGTCAG CTGGCCTGTGTGAAGTCAGAGGTGAGTAAACTACACTCCACCCTGGAGGAGGAGAGACAGCTGGCCAGTCAACACCAGCTGGCCCTGCAGGCCCAGATTGCTGAAGCTCAATCCCGGGTTAAG GCTCAAGACTCACTTCTACAGCAAAAAGGAGAAGAGAACAAACAGCTAAAACAGGACCTGCAGAGAACCCAGCACCTCTTCACCTCGGCTGAGCGAGAGCTACGCTACGAGAGAGAGAAAAATCTTGACCTTAAGAGACACATTGCACTCCTAGACCAGGAGAAGGTCAag CTGTGTGCAGAGCTGAAGCAGGCCCAGGCCAAAGTAGCCCAGCATGAGGGGAACGCAGCAGGACAGGTGGCAGAGCTGGAGCGACTCCAGCAGAGGGCCAGAGATCTGGAGCTGGAGATGGCCAGAAGCTCTCAGAACCGTCAGACAAACAGCAGCCTAATGGATGAGCTTAATTCACAGAGGTCACGTGTGATCGCTGCTGACAAGAAG GTTGTTGAACTGCAGCAGCAACTGAAAAATGCTCTGCACCAACTGCGCCTGGAGGAGGCCAGATCAGGAGAAACCAGCAAACTGGAGAGAGACACCAGAGACATGTCTGATAACCTGTCTGCTCTCAGAGCCCATTTGCAAGAGGAGCAGTTACAGAG GAAATTACTTGAGCAGAAGGATGAGGAGCTCCAGCAGCATGTGCGCTCATTGCGGGCCAAGGAGGCAAGTTTGGTACGCACCAACTTGGAAATATCTCACCGTGTACAGGAGTTGGAGACTCGACTGCAGGTCATGGAGAGTGAACTTAACACAGCTAGAGAAGAG CAGAGAAGCGGCCAGAAGAGCTGCCACAGGCTGGAAGAACAGCTGCTGTCTGCCCAGCACGAGTCTGAGAGACTGCAGGAAGAGCTGAAGCTGGTCGTCCAGCAGCTTGACACAAATGTCAG GAGATACAATGAAAAACAGTCACAGCAGAAAACCAAGTTGCGCAGAGCTAAACAGATCTTCATGAAGACAGTCAGCCAACATGAGCAAAGGATCCAGCAGCTGGAAAATGATCTGGCTCTTGCAACAAGTCTCTCAGAGAAA GAGAAGGACTGGATTAGGACTGTAACAGAAGAAAACGAGCAACTCCTTCTGGAGAGACGAGAACTTCTTCAGCGAATAAGTGAGGCAGAGGAGATGGGGAACAATGGACTGAGAACCGCTACTACAACCCAGCAGAG AGTTAAATTCCTGGAAATGGAGAACAAACAGCTGCAGGAGAAAACTCTAACACTGGCCAATCAGATAGGAATTTTAGATCGTGCATTGAGAAACCTTCAGTCGGTGTGTACTGTTGAG GAGGTCAAGAAAatgtttccatctggagctcatCAAGATGGTTTGTTGCGAACATCAACTCCAAG AGTCAAAGTGGGTGAATCTGGAGTGAAGAGCATGGAGATCTCCTCATCTGTGCCTGTTTCACAGTCCACTGAGATAGGCTACCTGAACCTGACCTCCCCTCTGACTCCCAACAGCAGGTTAGAGCAGGAGGAGAGTCTCAGTGCCACAAGCGATGAGGCCTGA
- the ccdc30 gene encoding uncharacterized protein ccdc30 isoform X11: MEKREEKEQDELSVRLQRDGVSPEASGEERERHLWVLLQHSESSLSTATEDLQTLRTQQASEMREVENYVEHIRNMLEERESLTAEYERDNEKLRSELALMKHQQDSQCKEVVEMLEQEGLAEISQSSASEQVAYLLVERATLLERLEAAERKLDTQTLTGNLREVHLQEELDHIRHTLEEELGQQKENMNKVHGEELGRERKRLERDLEEASNRLAMAHKEIRHLTDELDVARKVQNFCAPDLQKTGEEVEQLKQEVDKLKQCDMVELQKAKERNERLDGEIRVLRDRVRSLDTERRTLLKLVEQSNLHSTQGISVSLEHNKIQSIQSVGNNVNRDSSLAEEDEILHKRCRRESEDKDSRLRELERRLQKQQREHEDLVERNEELEALLGEAQNTTKDEREHHECEIEGLQRKIKSIEEELRKRDNKKVEKKDEDLFRGTDSEISESIQERLKFLESRLTEEKGWRKQLEVDLSVAKAALKKEKEVMQRDHEELKRLRVEVQRLEVECRQGKTLNKNLTQVKGEKGILEEKVAQLERAQSRIQDDLTLQKENSQAEEDLRDSRGQVAELKSMVDKLRTELTRLEKEHNTLRDELMEKRGLVLQLQKELSEKAHERLQTDGEKERLSLELLHLQQQLQYTREQIPRSAQEHTANHKATAQNEGSCQLACVKSEVSKLHSTLEEERQLASQHQLALQAQIAEAQSRVKAQDSLLQQKGEENKQLKQDLQRTQHLFTSAERELRYEREKNLDLKRHIALLDQEKVKLCAELKQAQAKVAQHEGNAAGQVAELERLQQRARDLELEMARSSQNRQTNSSLMDELNSQRSRVIAADKKVVELQQQLKNALHQLRLEEARSGETSKLERDTRDMSDNLSALRAHLQEEQLQRKLLEQKDEELQQHVRSLRAKEASLVRTNLEISHRVQELETRLQVMESELNTAREEQRSGQKSCHRLEEQLLSAQHESERLQEELKLVVQQLDTNVRRYNEKQSQQKTKLRRAKQIFMKTVSQHEQRIQQLENDLALATSLSEKEKDWIRTVTEENEQLLLERRELLQRISEAEEMGNNGLRTATTTQQRVKFLEMENKQLQEKTLTLANQIGILDRALRNLQSEVKKMFPSGAHQDGLLRTSTPSPQPGLCDSWGILDAIRRVKVGESGVKSMEISSSVPVSQSTEIGYLNLTSPLTPNSRLEQEESLSATSDEA; this comes from the exons ATGGAAAAAAGAGAG GAAAAGGAGCAGGACGAGCTCAGTGTCCGCTTACAGAGGGATGGCGTGTCCCCTGAGGCCTCAGGAGAGGAGCGCGAGCGGCACCTGTGGGTTTTGCTCCAGCACAGTGAGAGCAGCCTGAGCACAGCCACTGAGGACCTGCAGACTTTACGCACACAGCAGGCCAGCGAGATGAGAGAG gtggaAAATTATGTGGAGCATATTCGAAACATGCTGGAGGAGCGAGAGTCTCTTACAGCTGAGTATGAACGCGACAATGAAAAACTCCGTTCTGAGCTTGCGCTAATGAAACACCAACAGG ACTCTCAGTGTAAAGAGGTGGTGGAGATGCTGGAACAGGAGGGTCTAGCAGAGATCAGCCAGAGCAGTGCCAGTGAGCAGGTGGCGTATCTGCTGGTGGAGAGAGCTACTCTACTGGAGAGACTGGAGGCTGCTGAAAGAAAGCTGGACACTCAGACCCTTACTGGAAACCTCAGAGAAGTCCATCTACAG GAGGAGCTGGATCATATTCGTCACACACTAGAAGAGGAACTCGGACAGCAAAAGGAAAACATGAATAAG GTTCACGGTGAAGAGCTTGGTAGAGAACGAAAGAGGCTGGAGAGAGATCTGGAAGAGGCATCGAATCGTCTTGCTATGGCACACAAAGAGATTCGCCACCTGACCGATGAACTAGATGTCGCTCGTAAGGTCCAGAACTTTTGTG cACCAGATCTGCAGAAAACTGGGGAGGAGGTAGAGCAATTAAAACAGGAAGTGGATAAGCTGAAACAGTGTG ATATGGTGGAGCTGCAGAAGGCGAAGGAACGTAATGAAAGACTGGACGGGGAGATTCGTGTGTTAAGGGATAGAGTTCGCTCTTTGGACACAGAGAGGAGAACTCTTCTTAAACTG GTTGAACAATCAAATCTGCACTCGACTCAAGGGATCAGTGTGTCATTGGAGcacaataaaatacaatctaTACAG AGTGTCGGGAATAATGTCAATCGTGATTCATCACTGGCTGAAGAGGATGAGATACTCCACAAAAG GTGTCGGAGAGAGTCTGAGGATAAGGACAGTCGACTGCGAGAGCTGGAGAGGAGGTTGCAGAAGCAGCAGCGGGAGCACGAGGACCTGGTGGAGCGCAATGAAGAGCTGGAGGCACTGCTGGGGGAGGCGCAGAACACAACTAAGGATGAGCGAGAACACCATGAGTGTGAGATAGAGGGCTTACAGAGAAAG ATCAAAAGTATTGAGGAAGAACTGAGAAAGAGGGACAATAAGAAAGTTGAAAAAAAGGATGAAGATCTGTTTCGAGGGACTGACTCTGAG ATTAGCGAGAGCATTCAAGAAAGGCTTAAGTTCCTTGAGAGTCGTCTTACTGAAGAAAAGGGTTGGAGGAAACAGCTGGAAGTGGATCTATCTGTAGCCAAGGCTGCTCTCAAAAAGGAAAAAGAG GTTATGCAAAGAGACCATGAGGAGCTGAAGAGATTACGTGTAGAGGTTCAGAGGCTGGAGGTGGAATGTCGTCAAGGGAAGACTCTTAACAAGAACCTCACGCAGGTTAAAGGAGAAAAGGGAATTTTGGAAGAAAAA GTGGCCCAGTTGGAGCGTGCTCAGTCTCGAATCCAGGATGACCTGACCCTTCAGAAAGAGAACAGCCAGGCTGAAGAGGACCTGAGAGACAGCAGGGGACAGGTGGCAGAGCTTAAGTCCATGGTGGACAAGCTGCGAACAGAACTGACTCGTCTAGAGAAGGAGCACAACACCCTCAG AGATGAGCTGATGGAGAAGCGTGGACTTGTGCTGCAGCTGCAGAAGGAGCTCAGTGAGAAAGCCCATGAGAGGCTTCAGACCGATGGAGAGAAGGAGAGACTCAGTCTGGAACTCCTGCATCTGCAGCAGCAGCTCCAGTACACCAGAGAACAGATACCCAGATCTGCACAGGAACATACAGCTAACCACAAGGCCACTGCTCAGAATGAAGGAAGTTGTCAG CTGGCCTGTGTGAAGTCAGAGGTGAGTAAACTACACTCCACCCTGGAGGAGGAGAGACAGCTGGCCAGTCAACACCAGCTGGCCCTGCAGGCCCAGATTGCTGAAGCTCAATCCCGGGTTAAG GCTCAAGACTCACTTCTACAGCAAAAAGGAGAAGAGAACAAACAGCTAAAACAGGACCTGCAGAGAACCCAGCACCTCTTCACCTCGGCTGAGCGAGAGCTACGCTACGAGAGAGAGAAAAATCTTGACCTTAAGAGACACATTGCACTCCTAGACCAGGAGAAGGTCAag CTGTGTGCAGAGCTGAAGCAGGCCCAGGCCAAAGTAGCCCAGCATGAGGGGAACGCAGCAGGACAGGTGGCAGAGCTGGAGCGACTCCAGCAGAGGGCCAGAGATCTGGAGCTGGAGATGGCCAGAAGCTCTCAGAACCGTCAGACAAACAGCAGCCTAATGGATGAGCTTAATTCACAGAGGTCACGTGTGATCGCTGCTGACAAGAAG GTTGTTGAACTGCAGCAGCAACTGAAAAATGCTCTGCACCAACTGCGCCTGGAGGAGGCCAGATCAGGAGAAACCAGCAAACTGGAGAGAGACACCAGAGACATGTCTGATAACCTGTCTGCTCTCAGAGCCCATTTGCAAGAGGAGCAGTTACAGAG GAAATTACTTGAGCAGAAGGATGAGGAGCTCCAGCAGCATGTGCGCTCATTGCGGGCCAAGGAGGCAAGTTTGGTACGCACCAACTTGGAAATATCTCACCGTGTACAGGAGTTGGAGACTCGACTGCAGGTCATGGAGAGTGAACTTAACACAGCTAGAGAAGAG CAGAGAAGCGGCCAGAAGAGCTGCCACAGGCTGGAAGAACAGCTGCTGTCTGCCCAGCACGAGTCTGAGAGACTGCAGGAAGAGCTGAAGCTGGTCGTCCAGCAGCTTGACACAAATGTCAG GAGATACAATGAAAAACAGTCACAGCAGAAAACCAAGTTGCGCAGAGCTAAACAGATCTTCATGAAGACAGTCAGCCAACATGAGCAAAGGATCCAGCAGCTGGAAAATGATCTGGCTCTTGCAACAAGTCTCTCAGAGAAA GAGAAGGACTGGATTAGGACTGTAACAGAAGAAAACGAGCAACTCCTTCTGGAGAGACGAGAACTTCTTCAGCGAATAAGTGAGGCAGAGGAGATGGGGAACAATGGACTGAGAACCGCTACTACAACCCAGCAGAG AGTTAAATTCCTGGAAATGGAGAACAAACAGCTGCAGGAGAAAACTCTAACACTGGCCAATCAGATAGGAATTTTAGATCGTGCATTGAGAAACCTTCAGTCG GAGGTCAAGAAAatgtttccatctggagctcatCAAGATGGTTTGTTGCGAACATCAACTCCAAG TCCACAGCCTGGTCTCTGTGACTCATGGGGAATATTGGATGCCATCCGCAGAGTCAAAGTGGGTGAATCTGGAGTGAAGAGCATGGAGATCTCCTCATCTGTGCCTGTTTCACAGTCCACTGAGATAGGCTACCTGAACCTGACCTCCCCTCTGACTCCCAACAGCAGGTTAGAGCAGGAGGAGAGTCTCAGTGCCACAAGCGATGAGGCCTGA